The following coding sequences lie in one Cucurbita pepo subsp. pepo cultivar mu-cu-16 chromosome LG13, ASM280686v2, whole genome shotgun sequence genomic window:
- the LOC111809142 gene encoding B3 domain-containing transcription factor FUS3-like isoform X1 → MPFLDYQPPPPPPPPPPPPPPPPHDLAAAVPAFAASLHRKKRMPRHRRRSSSNLHFSFPSSSAPLLPPPPRVIDPRRLKFLFEKELKNSDVSSLRRMILPKKAAETHLPALDSKEGIIITMDDLDGLHVWSFKYRFWPNNNSRMYVLENTVITGDFVNAHGLQLGDFIMVYQDYENLNYVIQAKKASDQEMYTGIGTNVVINGDIVFHDYDPNKVGNSIYVPSPTMDVSSFIYDTSSAFDNDSTFDFMSGSVTNYSRMGGLEGFGSVENLSLDEFY, encoded by the exons ATGCCCTTTTTGGACTACcaacctcctcctcctcctcctcctccgccgccgccgccgccaccgcctcCCCACGATCTCGCCGCCGCTGTCCCCGCCTTCGCTGCTTCTCTCCACCGCAAGAAGCGGATGCCGAGACACCGCCGCCGCTCTTCCTCTAATCTCCACTTCtccttcccttcttcttccgcTCCCCTTCTGCCTCCGCCGCCACGG gtgATTGATCCAAGGAGGCTCAAGTTTCTTTTTGAGAAAGAGCTTAAGAACAGTGATGTTAGCTCTCTAAGAAGAATGATACTCCCaaag aAAGCAGCTGAAACTCACCTCCCAGCTTTGGATTCCAAAGAAGGGATTATAATCACCATGGATGACTTGGATGGGTTGCATGTTTGGAGCTTTAAATACAG GTTTTGGCCGAATAACAATAGTAGAATGTACGTACTTGAAAATACTG TTATCACAGGGGACTTTGTCAATGCTCATGGCTTACAACTAGGAGATTTCATCATGGTTTATCAAGATTATGAAAACCTCAACTAT GTGATTCAAGCAAAAAAGGCTTCCGATCAAGAAATGTATACCGGCATAGGAACCAACGTCGTGATCAATGGCGATATAGTGTTTCATGACTATGATCCTAATAAAGTGGGTAACTCGATATACGTGCCTAGTCCAACGATGGATGTGTCGTCGTTCATCTACGATACTAGTTCTGCGTTTGACAACGATTCAACTTTCGACTTTATGAGTGGATCAGTTACTAACTACTCGAGAATGGGAGGTCTCGAAGGGTTTGGATCGGTCGAGAACTTGTCTCTTGACGAGTTCTACTAA
- the LOC111809142 gene encoding B3 domain-containing transcription factor FUS3-like isoform X2 encodes MPFLDYQPPPPPPPPPPPPPPPPHDLAAAVPAFAASLHRKKRMPRHRRRSSSNLHFSFPSSSAPLLPPPPRVIDPRRLKFLFEKELKNSDVSSLRRMILPKKAAETHLPALDSKEGIIITMDDLDGLHVWSFKYRFWPNNNSRMYVLENTGDFVNAHGLQLGDFIMVYQDYENLNYVIQAKKASDQEMYTGIGTNVVINGDIVFHDYDPNKVGNSIYVPSPTMDVSSFIYDTSSAFDNDSTFDFMSGSVTNYSRMGGLEGFGSVENLSLDEFY; translated from the exons ATGCCCTTTTTGGACTACcaacctcctcctcctcctcctcctccgccgccgccgccgccaccgcctcCCCACGATCTCGCCGCCGCTGTCCCCGCCTTCGCTGCTTCTCTCCACCGCAAGAAGCGGATGCCGAGACACCGCCGCCGCTCTTCCTCTAATCTCCACTTCtccttcccttcttcttccgcTCCCCTTCTGCCTCCGCCGCCACGG gtgATTGATCCAAGGAGGCTCAAGTTTCTTTTTGAGAAAGAGCTTAAGAACAGTGATGTTAGCTCTCTAAGAAGAATGATACTCCCaaag aAAGCAGCTGAAACTCACCTCCCAGCTTTGGATTCCAAAGAAGGGATTATAATCACCATGGATGACTTGGATGGGTTGCATGTTTGGAGCTTTAAATACAG GTTTTGGCCGAATAACAATAGTAGAATGTACGTACTTGAAAATACTG GGGACTTTGTCAATGCTCATGGCTTACAACTAGGAGATTTCATCATGGTTTATCAAGATTATGAAAACCTCAACTAT GTGATTCAAGCAAAAAAGGCTTCCGATCAAGAAATGTATACCGGCATAGGAACCAACGTCGTGATCAATGGCGATATAGTGTTTCATGACTATGATCCTAATAAAGTGGGTAACTCGATATACGTGCCTAGTCCAACGATGGATGTGTCGTCGTTCATCTACGATACTAGTTCTGCGTTTGACAACGATTCAACTTTCGACTTTATGAGTGGATCAGTTACTAACTACTCGAGAATGGGAGGTCTCGAAGGGTTTGGATCGGTCGAGAACTTGTCTCTTGACGAGTTCTACTAA
- the LOC111808141 gene encoding N-alpha-acetyltransferase MAK3-like produces MEAKLDGVVEGGETRKVEFDASEIEYVSYGGEHHLPLIMNLVDQELSEPYSIFTYRYFVYLWPQLSFLAFHRGKCVGTVVCKMGEHRGAFRGYIAMLVVIKPYRGKGIATELVTRSIKAMMESGCDEVTLEAEVTNKGALALYGRLGFIRAKRLFHYYLNGVDAFRLKLLFPRMDSHPSLPSIANRADHQRDNDGL; encoded by the exons ATGGAAGCGAAATTGGACGGTGTGGTAGAAGGAGGAGAAACGAGGAAAGTTGAATTTGATGCATCGGAGATTGAGTACGTAAGCTATGGCGGTGAGCATCACTTACCTCTGATCATGAATCTGGTTGATCAAGAACTCAGCGAGCCCTACTCCATATTCACTTATCGTTATTTCGTATACCTCTGGCCCCAACTTTCATTCCTG GCCTTCCATAGGGGAAAATGTGTCGGGACGGTGGTTTGTAAGATGGGGGAGCATCGGGGGGCTTTCAGAGGGTACATTGCCATGTTGGTTGTCATCAAGCCCTATAGAGGAAAAGGCATCG CTACCGAGCTCGTCACGAGGTCTATAAAAGCCATGATGGAATCAGGCTGTGATGAG GTCACATTAGAAGCTGAAGTTACAAATAAAGGAGCACTAGCACTATATGGTCGTCTCGGGTTTATCAGGGCAAAACGACTCTTCCATTATTACTTGAACGGAGTTGATGCATTTCGTCTAAAGCTATTATTTCCACGCATGGACTCACACCCATCCTTGCCTTCGATAGCGAACAGAGCCGATCATCAGAGGGATAACGATGGTTTATAA
- the LOC111808507 gene encoding protein TIC 40, chloroplastic-like isoform X2: protein MDRLNLALTSSPKFVFLGYSSTSSISTPTRTNQLCGSRRLASSRIKYPPRILASAVNRRSNHRIVVAERFASVSSSTTSNESSSVGVPSVSAPPPSSYVGSPLFWVGVGVGLSALFTWVASYLKKYAMQQAFKTMMSQMNSQNTPMSNSTQPFGSPFPVPPTFATGTAVSPSVSETAASIDVTATKVEDEPVTNVKSETENMEAKKFAFVDVSPEETDQKSPFKEEATDTDVSKSAQPPVENGAASKQAFNGSEGSQFSRKSGKTLSVEAVEKMMEDPTVQKMIYPHLPEEMRNPETFKWMMQNPLYRQQLEEMLNNMSGSPQWDDRLMDSLKNFDLSSPEVKQQFDQIGMTPEEVISKMMANPEIAMAFQNPRVQAAIMDCSQNPLSITKYQNDKEVMDVFNKISELFPGVSGAP, encoded by the exons ATGGATAGGCTCAATTTAGCACTAACATCTTCTCCCAAATTTGTTTTCCTCGGATATTCTTCTACTTCTTCTATATCCACTCCCACTAGAACCAATCAATTATGTGGAAGCAGGCGCTTGGCAAGCTCCAGGATTAAGTATCCTCCCAGAATTCTTGCTTCTGCTGTTAATCGTCGATCCAACCACCGTATCGTCG TGGCTGAACGGTTTGCAAGTGTTTCTTCTTCGACTACTAGCAATGAATCGTCTTCTGTTGGTGTTCCATCAGTATCTGCTCCTCCTCCCTCCTCATATGT AGGTTCGCCTCTCTTTTGGGTTGGCGTTGGTGTTGGGCTTTCAGCATTATTTACATGG GTGGCTTCTTATTTAAAG AAATATGCAATGCAACAAGCTTTCAAGACGATGATGTCTCAAATGAATTCTCAAAACACCCCGATGAGTAATTCTACACAACCATTTGGATCACCTTTTCCAGTACCTCCGACATTTGCGACTGGAACGGCAGTTTCTCCATCTGTTTCTGAAACTGCTGCATCGATTGATGTAACTGCAACAAAAGTTGAAGACGAGCCAGTTACTAATGTCAAAAGTGAGACAGAGAACATGGAAGCAAAGAAGTTTG CTTTTGTAGACGTTTCTCCTGAAGAAACTGACCAAAAGAGTCCATTCAAAGAAGAAGCCACAGACACCGATGTTTCAAAGAGTGCTCAGCCTCCTGTGGaa AATGGAGCTGCTTCAAAGCAGGCATTTAACGGTTCAGAGGGATCACAATTCAGCC GAAAATCTGGCAAAACCTTATCAGTGGAAGCTGTGGAGAAAATGATGGAAGATCCAACAGTGCAAAAGATGATATATCC CCATCTGCCCGAGGAGATGAGAAATCCAGAAACATTCAAGT gGATGATGCAAAATCCATTATATCGTCAACAATTAGAAGAAATGCT TAACAATATGAGTGGAAGCCCTCAATGGGACGATCGCCTCATGGATTCTTTGAAAAACTTTGATCTTAGCAGCCCCGAAGTTAAGCAGCAATTTG ATCAAATTGGGATGACACCTGAAGAAGTTATTTCAAAAATGATGGCTAATCCTGAAATCGCAATGGCATTCCAAAATCCAAGAGTTCAAGCAGCCATCATGGAT TGTTCACAAAATCCACTGAGCATAACGAAGTATCAAAATGACAAAGAG GTTATGGACGTCTTCAATAAGATATCAGAACTATTTCCCGGGGTTTCTGGAGCACCATGA
- the LOC111808507 gene encoding protein TIC 40, chloroplastic-like isoform X1 yields MDRLNLALTSSPKFVFLGYSSTSSISTPTRTNQLCGSRRLASSRIKYPPRILASAVNRRSNHRIVVAERFASVSSSTTSNESSSVGVPSVSAPPPSSYVGSPLFWVGVGVGLSALFTWVASYLKKYAMQQAFKTMMSQMNSQNTPMSNSTQPFGSPFPVPPTFATGTAVSPSVSETAASIDVTATKVEDEPVTNVKSETENMEAKKFAFVDVSPEETDQKSPFKEEATDTDVSKSAQPPVEFPQNGAASKQAFNGSEGSQFSRKSGKTLSVEAVEKMMEDPTVQKMIYPHLPEEMRNPETFKWMMQNPLYRQQLEEMLNNMSGSPQWDDRLMDSLKNFDLSSPEVKQQFDQIGMTPEEVISKMMANPEIAMAFQNPRVQAAIMDCSQNPLSITKYQNDKEVMDVFNKISELFPGVSGAP; encoded by the exons ATGGATAGGCTCAATTTAGCACTAACATCTTCTCCCAAATTTGTTTTCCTCGGATATTCTTCTACTTCTTCTATATCCACTCCCACTAGAACCAATCAATTATGTGGAAGCAGGCGCTTGGCAAGCTCCAGGATTAAGTATCCTCCCAGAATTCTTGCTTCTGCTGTTAATCGTCGATCCAACCACCGTATCGTCG TGGCTGAACGGTTTGCAAGTGTTTCTTCTTCGACTACTAGCAATGAATCGTCTTCTGTTGGTGTTCCATCAGTATCTGCTCCTCCTCCCTCCTCATATGT AGGTTCGCCTCTCTTTTGGGTTGGCGTTGGTGTTGGGCTTTCAGCATTATTTACATGG GTGGCTTCTTATTTAAAG AAATATGCAATGCAACAAGCTTTCAAGACGATGATGTCTCAAATGAATTCTCAAAACACCCCGATGAGTAATTCTACACAACCATTTGGATCACCTTTTCCAGTACCTCCGACATTTGCGACTGGAACGGCAGTTTCTCCATCTGTTTCTGAAACTGCTGCATCGATTGATGTAACTGCAACAAAAGTTGAAGACGAGCCAGTTACTAATGTCAAAAGTGAGACAGAGAACATGGAAGCAAAGAAGTTTG CTTTTGTAGACGTTTCTCCTGAAGAAACTGACCAAAAGAGTCCATTCAAAGAAGAAGCCACAGACACCGATGTTTCAAAGAGTGCTCAGCCTCCTGTGGaa TTTCCACAGAATGGAGCTGCTTCAAAGCAGGCATTTAACGGTTCAGAGGGATCACAATTCAGCC GAAAATCTGGCAAAACCTTATCAGTGGAAGCTGTGGAGAAAATGATGGAAGATCCAACAGTGCAAAAGATGATATATCC CCATCTGCCCGAGGAGATGAGAAATCCAGAAACATTCAAGT gGATGATGCAAAATCCATTATATCGTCAACAATTAGAAGAAATGCT TAACAATATGAGTGGAAGCCCTCAATGGGACGATCGCCTCATGGATTCTTTGAAAAACTTTGATCTTAGCAGCCCCGAAGTTAAGCAGCAATTTG ATCAAATTGGGATGACACCTGAAGAAGTTATTTCAAAAATGATGGCTAATCCTGAAATCGCAATGGCATTCCAAAATCCAAGAGTTCAAGCAGCCATCATGGAT TGTTCACAAAATCCACTGAGCATAACGAAGTATCAAAATGACAAAGAG GTTATGGACGTCTTCAATAAGATATCAGAACTATTTCCCGGGGTTTCTGGAGCACCATGA